Proteins encoded within one genomic window of Halofilum ochraceum:
- a CDS encoding helix-hairpin-helix domain-containing protein gives MIRKIVLAMVLALAAGAAVAQEKVDINAANAERLATALDGVGEVRAQAIVEYRESNGDFPSVAALTSVSGIGPATLESNRDRLTVGAAE, from the coding sequence ATGATCCGGAAGATCGTACTGGCCATGGTGCTGGCGCTCGCCGCCGGCGCCGCCGTCGCCCAGGAGAAGGTCGACATCAACGCCGCCAACGCCGAACGCCTCGCCACCGCACTCGACGGCGTCGGCGAAGTTCGCGCACAGGCGATCGTCGAGTACCGCGAGAGCAACGGGGACTTCCCGAGCGTCGCCGCGCTGACCAGCGTCAGCGGCATCGGCCCGGCCACGCTCGAGAGCAACCGCGACCGCCTGACCGTCGGCGCGGCCGAGTAG
- a CDS encoding cytochrome C assembly family protein, with amino-acid sequence MMHTLIGLLAAAIYASATLLLVRDLRGGTPRRPLILGLTAAALVLHAFLLQSTVPGADGLDLGFFNALSLVGWVAVLLLLMLAIGQPVTSLGLGLLPFAGLTVLAALALSNGQPGPMIPPRPSGIDVHVLLSICAYAVLTLAAMQSVLLGIQHRQLHEHRPTRVMHVLPPLYVMETLLFRMTAIGFALLTLALGSGFVFLEDMFAQDLVHKTVLSLVAWAVFGALLAGHHFAGWRGPTAVKFTLGGFALLVLGYFGSKLVLELILGRA; translated from the coding sequence ATGATGCACACCCTGATCGGTCTGCTCGCGGCCGCCATCTATGCCAGCGCGACGCTGCTGCTCGTGCGCGATCTGCGCGGTGGCACGCCGCGGCGCCCGCTGATCCTCGGCCTCACGGCCGCGGCGCTGGTGCTGCATGCATTCCTTCTGCAATCCACGGTGCCGGGGGCGGACGGGCTCGACCTGGGATTCTTCAATGCCCTTTCGCTGGTGGGCTGGGTCGCCGTTCTGCTGCTGCTGATGCTGGCGATCGGCCAGCCGGTGACGAGCCTTGGACTCGGGCTGCTGCCGTTCGCGGGGCTCACGGTCCTGGCGGCACTGGCATTGTCGAACGGACAGCCGGGCCCGATGATCCCGCCGCGGCCTTCGGGCATCGACGTGCACGTACTCCTGTCGATCTGCGCCTATGCCGTGCTGACGCTGGCGGCGATGCAGTCCGTTCTGCTCGGGATCCAGCACCGCCAGCTCCACGAGCACCGCCCGACACGCGTGATGCACGTGCTCCCGCCGCTGTACGTGATGGAGACGCTGCTGTTCCGGATGACCGCGATCGGGTTCGCGCTGCTGACCCTGGCACTCGGCTCCGGGTTCGTGTTCCTGGAGGACATGTTCGCCCAGGATCTCGTGCACAAGACCGTGCTGTCGCTGGTTGCCTGGGCCGTGTTCGGCGCCCTGCTGGCGGGCCATCATTTCGCGGGCTGGCGCGGACCCACCGCGGTCAAGTTCACGCTGGGCGGTTTCGCGCTGCTGGTGCTCGGCTATTTCGGCAGCAAGCTCGTGCTCGAACTGATCCTCGGCCGCGCCTGA
- a CDS encoding HlyC/CorC family transporter, with translation MNDLPLYMQIGALAILLVLSGCFSGSETALMTVNRYRLRHRAREGHRGSRLALRLLDRTDRLIGLILLGNNFVNVLASMLATIVAIRLWGEGEGVLGITAIGLTVIVLIFGETAPKTFAALHPERVAIPAAFVYTPMLRLLYPIVWMVNLLANGVLWLLGMRRNDADGDRLSAEELRTVVNETGHMIPKNHQEMLVNILDLAKVSVNDIMVPRSEIQGVDLDEDWDDVADQMENASNSRLPVYHESIDQVVGFVFLRDLIGRDLHEMDFDGFRALLREPYFVPEGTALTRQLVNFQRHRRRIGLVVDEYGDILGLITLEDILEEIVGEFTTDRIPSSRDIHPQADGSYICTGGTNLRDLGRLLGWRAPTDGPKTLNGLILEYMEMIPEPGTTFLVADHPVEIIQTRDNAVRSARIWPRIERSARLARGVAEIPMPMRAQDAEADDGEA, from the coding sequence GTGAACGATTTACCGCTCTACATGCAGATCGGCGCCCTGGCGATCCTGCTCGTGCTTTCGGGCTGTTTCTCCGGCTCCGAGACGGCGCTGATGACGGTCAACCGCTACCGGCTCCGTCACCGTGCGCGGGAGGGCCATCGCGGGTCGCGGCTGGCGCTGCGGCTGCTCGACCGCACGGACCGCCTGATCGGCCTGATCCTGCTGGGCAACAATTTCGTGAACGTGCTGGCGTCGATGCTGGCGACGATCGTCGCGATCCGGCTCTGGGGCGAAGGCGAAGGCGTGCTGGGCATCACGGCGATCGGTCTGACGGTGATCGTCCTGATCTTCGGCGAGACGGCGCCGAAGACGTTCGCGGCCCTGCACCCGGAGCGCGTCGCCATCCCCGCGGCCTTCGTCTACACGCCCATGCTGCGGCTGCTGTACCCGATCGTGTGGATGGTGAATCTGCTCGCCAACGGTGTCCTCTGGTTGCTGGGCATGCGCCGAAACGACGCCGATGGCGACCGCCTCAGCGCGGAAGAACTGCGCACGGTCGTCAACGAGACCGGCCACATGATCCCGAAGAACCACCAGGAGATGCTGGTCAATATCCTCGACCTGGCGAAGGTCTCGGTGAACGACATCATGGTGCCGCGCAGCGAGATCCAGGGCGTCGACCTCGACGAGGACTGGGATGACGTGGCCGACCAGATGGAAAACGCGTCGAACAGCCGACTGCCGGTCTACCACGAGAGCATCGACCAGGTGGTCGGATTCGTATTCCTGCGCGATCTGATCGGGCGCGATCTGCACGAGATGGATTTCGACGGGTTCCGCGCCCTGCTGCGCGAGCCGTATTTCGTGCCCGAGGGGACCGCGCTCACGCGCCAGCTGGTGAATTTCCAGCGCCATCGGCGCCGCATCGGCCTGGTGGTGGACGAATACGGCGACATCCTGGGGCTGATCACGCTCGAGGACATCCTCGAGGAGATCGTGGGCGAGTTCACCACGGACCGGATTCCATCCAGCCGCGATATCCACCCGCAGGCGGACGGCAGTTACATCTGCACGGGCGGCACCAACCTGCGCGATCTCGGCCGGCTGCTCGGCTGGCGGGCGCCGACCGACGGACCGAAGACGCTCAACGGGCTGATCCTCGAATACATGGAGATGATCCCGGAACCGGGCACGACCTTCCTGGTCGCGGACCATCCGGTGGAGATCATCCAGACGCGTGACAACGCGGTTCGTTCCGCCCGTATCTGGCCCCGCATCGAGCGCAGCGCGCGGCTGGCGCGCGGGGTGGCCGAGATCCCGATGCCGATGCGCGCGCAGGACGCCGAAGCCGACGACGGGGAGGCCTGA